The following are encoded together in the Iodobacter fluviatilis genome:
- a CDS encoding winged helix-turn-helix domain-containing protein: protein MHTYTNLQLQRLALAQQGLLGAAYFGGGITGTLAAIEHLGYVQIDTIARVERAHHHVLWSRVPDYRSPYLNQLLAERQIFEYWFHAASYLPMRDYRFTQRRMAAARDSAQSWHSEISPALMQDILQKVRDEGPLRVRDLEGHKTKGGTWWNWGPGKRALEKLFFQGDLMVSQRIGMEKVYDLKERILPPDLDTRAPDLADYATYLLRSNLRAHGLITFEQLSHLHNDKALKSSLRELLAAQIASGEISALTDCGIPNAYKATAALAISPIASPTVHLLSPFDNAVIHRKRLQQLFGFDYKLECYVPAAKRQYGYFCLPVLFGERFIGRIDCKAHRQAKRLEVMRFHLEGEMPDSDTFAAPFRAKLQQFAEFNGCEAVVFQEECTSDWLEGCG from the coding sequence ATGCATACTTACACAAACCTTCAATTACAACGCCTAGCCTTAGCGCAGCAAGGCTTGCTTGGTGCGGCCTATTTTGGAGGGGGTATTACAGGCACGTTGGCGGCGATTGAGCATCTGGGCTATGTGCAGATCGATACTATTGCTAGGGTTGAGCGCGCACACCATCATGTGCTGTGGTCTAGAGTGCCCGATTATCGCTCGCCATACTTAAACCAGCTGCTTGCCGAGCGGCAAATCTTTGAATACTGGTTTCATGCTGCGTCCTATCTGCCCATGCGTGATTATCGCTTTACGCAGCGCCGCATGGCCGCCGCCAGAGATAGCGCGCAGTCTTGGCATAGTGAAATCAGCCCCGCGCTGATGCAGGATATTTTGCAAAAAGTGCGTGATGAAGGCCCGCTGCGGGTCCGTGATCTAGAAGGCCATAAAACCAAGGGCGGCACATGGTGGAACTGGGGCCCTGGTAAACGCGCACTAGAAAAGCTGTTTTTTCAGGGCGATTTAATGGTGAGCCAGCGTATCGGCATGGAGAAAGTCTATGATTTGAAGGAGCGTATCCTGCCGCCAGATCTGGATACCCGAGCGCCAGATTTAGCCGATTACGCCACCTATTTGCTGCGTAGTAATCTGCGTGCGCACGGCCTAATCACGTTTGAGCAGCTTAGCCATTTACATAACGATAAAGCCCTTAAAAGCAGCCTGCGCGAACTACTGGCCGCACAAATCGCCAGCGGTGAAATCAGCGCGCTTACAGATTGCGGCATCCCCAATGCCTACAAAGCAACGGCCGCACTGGCCATTTCCCCGATTGCTAGTCCCACCGTGCACCTGCTCTCCCCCTTTGATAATGCCGTGATTCACCGTAAACGCTTGCAACAATTATTTGGCTTTGATTACAAACTGGAGTGTTATGTGCCCGCCGCTAAACGCCAGTACGGCTACTTCTGCCTACCGGTTTTATTTGGAGAGCGCTTTATTGGCCGCATCGATTGCAAAGCCCACAGACAAGCAAAACGCTTAGAAGTGATGCGCTTTCATCTAGAGGGTGAGATGCCGGATAGCGATACCTTTGCTGCACCTTTTAGGGCAAAATTGCAGCAGTTTGCTGAGTTTAATGGTTGTGAAGCCGTGGTGTTTCAGGAGGAATGCACGTCGGATTGGCTGGAAGGATGCGGGTAA
- a CDS encoding pyridoxamine 5'-phosphate oxidase family protein encodes MNAAPSSRTRIRRIPELAVYEREVLHGILDAGYLCHLAFQDENGSHCIPMAYWRINDALYIHGSNGSRLMKHLSSGAEVSIAISHLDGLVLARSAFNHSMNYRSVVIYGKFVTVIEAEQKMAALDAFMDKLAPGRKNEVRSGSKQELGATIVLKITLDEAAAKVRSGGAEDDTKDMHIEVWAGVLPFQTLQAKPVPNEDCKVDAPLYVACWQGGKQGQS; translated from the coding sequence ATGAACGCAGCCCCAAGTAGCCGTACCCGCATTCGCCGTATCCCTGAGCTGGCCGTGTATGAGCGTGAGGTTTTGCATGGTATTTTAGATGCGGGCTATCTGTGCCACCTTGCGTTTCAAGATGAAAACGGCTCGCATTGCATTCCTATGGCGTATTGGCGTATCAATGATGCGCTGTATATTCATGGCTCTAATGGCAGCCGCTTAATGAAGCATTTGTCTAGCGGAGCAGAGGTCAGTATTGCTATCAGCCATCTTGATGGCTTGGTACTGGCCCGCTCGGCGTTTAATCATTCGATGAATTACCGCTCGGTGGTGATTTACGGCAAGTTTGTGACGGTGATTGAAGCGGAGCAAAAAATGGCAGCGCTGGATGCCTTTATGGATAAGCTGGCCCCTGGGCGTAAGAACGAAGTGCGCAGCGGCAGTAAGCAAGAATTGGGCGCAACCATTGTGCTGAAAATCACCCTTGATGAGGCCGCCGCCAAGGTGCGCAGCGGTGGTGCGGAGGACGATACTAAGGATATGCATATCGAGGTATGGGCGGGCGTTTTGCCATTTCAAACCTTGCAAGCTAAACCCGTGCCTAATGAGGATTGCAAAGTGGATGCGCCTCTTTATGTGGCCTGCTGGCAAGGGGGGAAACAAGGCCAGTCTTAA